Proteins encoded by one window of Conger conger chromosome 1, fConCon1.1, whole genome shotgun sequence:
- the arf6b gene encoding ADP-ribosylation factor 6b, giving the protein MGKVLSKIFGNKEMRILMLGLDAAGKTTILYKLKLGQSVTTIPTVGFNVETVSYKNVKFNVWDVGGQDKIRPLWRHYYTGTQGLIFVVDCADRDRIDEARQELHRIINDREMRDAIILIFANKQDLPDAMKPHEIQEKLGLTRIRDRNWYVQPSCATTGDGLYEGLTWLTSNYKS; this is encoded by the coding sequence ATGGGAAAAGTGCTGTCAAAAATCTTTGGAAACAAGGAAATGAGAATATTGATGCTTGGACTTGATGCCGCCGGTAAAACCACCATCCTTTATAAACTGAAGCTGGGACAGTCTGTCACCACAATTCCTACCGTTGGTTTCAACGTGGAGACTGTCTCTTATAAAAACGTGAAATTCAACGTGTGGGATGTCGGGGGACAGGATAAGATCCGGCCCCTATGGCGGCACTATTATACGGGGACCCAGGGGTTAATCTTCGTGGTGGATTGTGCGGATAGAGATCGGATAGACGAAGCAAGGCAAGAGCTGCACCGCATCATTAATGACCGGGAGATGAGGGATGCCATCATCTTGATTTTTGCCAATAAACAAGACCTGCCTGATGCCATGAAGCCGCACGAAATTCAGGAGAAACTGGGGTTGACCCGCATCAGAGATAGGAATTGGTATGTGCAGCCCTCCTGTGCGACCACAGGTGATGGACTATACGAGGGGCTGACTTGGCTAACTTCAAATTACAAATCTTAA